A region from the Panicum hallii strain FIL2 chromosome 1, PHallii_v3.1, whole genome shotgun sequence genome encodes:
- the LOC112900481 gene encoding uncharacterized protein LOC112900481: protein MPATSIRSASPDSAGDIGAALALMDLVGGGGSALACGRRSSFSYRRIPDPPLRLTVRKLDGSFFDVEIARSAAVWELKAAIEELFFALFDDTDKAISWQHVWSHFCLCFKDEKLTDDKATLRAFGIRDGDKLHFTQHLSVDDSPCKSLSKNQKAASHRRSTTLLDDSRPGSLLDDLNEDEGVKFTYSRCSTSVFEDLSIHEYNEGRVEEESHRKKGSLFRGWFSYSKLMRSNRRTHAEYTVPLSCEKKNARPKFGKWFSWKR, encoded by the exons ATGCCGGCCACCAGCATCCGCTCGGCGTCCCCCGACTCCGCCGGCGACATCGGCGCCGCGCTCGCCCTCATGGacctcgtcggcggcggcggcagcgcgctcGCCTGCGGCCGCCGCAGCAGCTTCTCCTACCGCCGCATCCCCGATCCCCCCCTCCGCCTCACCGTCCGCAAGCTCGACGGCTCCTTCTTCG ACGTGGAGATCGCGAGGTCGGCCGCGGTGTGGGAGCTGAAGGCGGCCATCGAGGAGCTTTTCTTCGCCCTCTTCGACGACACCGACAAGGCCATCTCTTG GCAGCACGTGTGGAGTCACTTCTGCTTATGCTTCAAGGACGAGAAACTGACGGATGACAAGGCAACATTGCGTGCATTTGGCATTAGGGATGGTGATAAG CTTCATTTTACCCAGCATCTCTCTGTTGACGACAGCCCATGCAAGAGTCTTTCCAAAAACCAGAAGGCAGCATCTCACAGAAG GTCAACTACTTTGTTGGATGATTCCAGGCCAGGGAGTTTGTTGGATGATCTCAATGAAGATGAGGGTGTGAAGTTTACTTATAGCAGGTGTTCTACAAGTGTCTTTGAAGATCTTTCTATTCATGAGTACAATGAGGGGCGTGTGGAAGAAGAAAGTCATCGCAAGAAGGGAAGTTTATTTCGTGGTTGGTTCTCTTACTCTAAATTGATGAGGAGTAACAGGAGGACCCATGCAGAATACACTGTGCCACTATCTTGTGAGAAGAAAAATGCACGTCCGAAGTTTGGGAAGTGGTTCTCCTGGAAAAGATGA